A region from the Enterobacter roggenkampii genome encodes:
- the yigB gene encoding 5-amino-6-(5-phospho-D-ribitylamino)uracil phosphatase YigB: MRFYRPLGQISALTFDLDDTLYDNREVILRTEQESLAFVQNYHPALKTMQNKDFQKLRQSLRETEPDIYHDVTEWRRRAVEQAMLNVGLSAQDAAIGAEAAMENFAKWRSRIDVPQETHDTLATLAEKWPLVAITNGNAQPELFGLSDYFEFVLRAGPHGRAKPFSDMYHLAADKLNLPLGKILHVGDDLTTDVAGAIRCGMQACWIKPENADLMIASDSRLLPHVEISRLASLTTLI, translated from the coding sequence ATGCGTTTTTACCGCCCACTCGGTCAGATCTCAGCCCTGACGTTTGACCTTGATGACACTCTTTATGACAACCGCGAGGTGATCCTGCGTACCGAGCAGGAGTCGCTGGCGTTTGTGCAGAACTATCATCCCGCGCTGAAGACGATGCAGAACAAGGACTTCCAGAAGCTGCGTCAGTCCCTGCGGGAGACCGAGCCGGACATTTACCACGACGTGACCGAATGGCGTCGTCGCGCGGTTGAGCAGGCGATGCTGAATGTAGGCCTGAGCGCGCAGGATGCCGCGATTGGGGCGGAAGCGGCCATGGAAAACTTCGCCAAATGGCGCAGCCGTATCGACGTGCCGCAGGAAACCCACGACACGCTGGCGACGCTTGCCGAAAAGTGGCCGCTGGTGGCCATCACCAACGGCAATGCCCAGCCGGAGCTGTTCGGCCTCAGCGATTACTTTGAATTCGTGCTGCGTGCGGGTCCTCACGGGCGCGCGAAGCCGTTCAGTGACATGTACCATCTGGCGGCGGATAAGCTTAACCTGCCGCTGGGTAAGATCCTGCACGTGGGGGATGACCTGACCACAGACGTGGCGGGCGCCATCCGCTGCGGCATGCAGGCCTGCTGGATCAAGCCGGAAAATGCTGACCTGATGATCGCCTCCGATAGCCGTCTTCTGCCGCACGTGGAAATTTCGCGGTTGGCATCCCTCACGACGCTGATATAA
- the xerC gene encoding tyrosine recombinase XerC, translating into MTDGLLATDVSRFLRYLGVERQLSPITLLNYQRQLDAIMQIADEIGLKSWQQCDAATVRAFVVRSRKKNLSPASLALRLSALRSFFDWLVSQGGIKANPAKGIATPKAPRHLPKNIDVDDVNRLLDIDLNDPLAVRDRAMLEVMYGAGLRLSELVNLDLKHLDLESGEVWVMGKGSKERRLPIGRNAVSWIEHWLDLRGLFGTDEDALFLSKLGKRISARNVQKRFAEWGIKQGLNSHVHPHKLRHSFATHMLESSGDLRGVQELLGHANLSTTQIYTHLDFQHLASVYDAAHPRAKRGK; encoded by the coding sequence ATGACGGACGGACTGCTCGCCACTGACGTCTCACGCTTTCTGCGCTATCTCGGCGTGGAACGCCAGCTTAGCCCCATTACGCTGCTTAACTATCAGCGTCAGCTTGATGCCATCATGCAGATCGCCGACGAGATCGGCCTGAAAAGCTGGCAACAATGTGATGCTGCGACGGTACGCGCGTTCGTCGTGCGTAGCCGCAAAAAAAACCTCAGCCCGGCAAGCCTGGCGCTCAGGCTCTCTGCGCTGCGCAGCTTCTTCGACTGGCTGGTCAGCCAGGGCGGCATAAAAGCCAACCCGGCAAAAGGGATCGCCACGCCGAAAGCGCCGCGCCATCTGCCTAAAAATATTGACGTTGACGACGTAAACCGCCTGCTTGATATCGATCTGAACGATCCGCTGGCCGTCCGCGACCGCGCGATGCTGGAGGTGATGTACGGTGCCGGGCTGCGTTTGTCTGAACTCGTCAACCTTGATCTCAAGCATCTCGACCTGGAATCGGGCGAAGTGTGGGTAATGGGGAAGGGCAGCAAAGAGCGCCGCCTGCCGATTGGCCGCAATGCAGTTTCCTGGATTGAGCACTGGCTTGACCTGCGCGGGCTGTTTGGCACCGACGAAGATGCGCTGTTCCTGTCGAAACTCGGCAAGCGGATCTCGGCGCGTAACGTGCAGAAGCGCTTTGCGGAGTGGGGCATTAAGCAGGGGCTGAACAGCCACGTGCATCCGCACAAGCTGCGCCACTCCTTTGCAACACACATGCTTGAGTCAAGCGGCGATCTGCGCGGCGTGCAGGAACTGCTTGGCCACGCGAACCTGTCGACCACACAAATTTATACCCACTTAGACTTCCAACACCTTGCCTCGGTGTATGACGCGGCGCATCCACGCGCCAAACGGGGGAAATAA
- a CDS encoding DUF484 domain-containing protein, with the protein MKQPGEELQETVTELDDRAVVDYLLRNPEFFIRNARVVEQMRVPHPVRGTVSLVEWHMARSRNHINQLEENMTLLMEQASTNESLFYRLLHLQARLASAHSLDEFLSRFHRWARELGLAGATIRLFPDRWRIGAPSGFTHLALSRQAFEPLRIQRLGHEHHYLGPLNGPELLVVLPEAKAIGSVAMSLMGRDGDLGVILFTSRDAHHYEQGQATHLLQEIALMLPELLERWIERV; encoded by the coding sequence ATGAAACAACCAGGGGAAGAACTGCAGGAAACAGTGACGGAACTGGACGACAGAGCTGTTGTTGATTATCTGCTGCGCAATCCTGAGTTTTTTATTCGCAATGCGCGCGTCGTCGAACAGATGCGCGTGCCGCATCCGGTTCGCGGGACCGTGTCGCTGGTCGAATGGCACATGGCGCGCTCGCGCAACCACATCAATCAGCTTGAAGAGAACATGACGCTGCTGATGGAGCAGGCCAGCACCAACGAAAGCCTGTTCTATCGTCTGCTGCATCTTCAGGCGCGTCTGGCGTCGGCGCACAGTCTTGACGAGTTCCTCAGCCGCTTCCACCGCTGGGCCCGCGAGCTGGGGCTGGCGGGTGCAACGATTCGTCTTTTCCCTGACCGCTGGCGCATCGGCGCACCGTCGGGATTTACCCATCTGGCACTGAGCCGTCAGGCGTTTGAACCGCTGCGCATTCAGCGTCTGGGCCATGAGCACCACTATCTGGGGCCGCTTAACGGACCTGAGCTGCTGGTGGTGTTACCGGAGGCCAAAGCGATTGGCTCGGTGGCGATGTCGCTGATGGGGCGCGATGGCGATCTGGGCGTCATCTTATTTACCAGCCGCGACGCGCATCACTATGAGCAGGGGCAAGCCACGCACCTGCTGCAGGAGATCGCCCTGATGCTGCCTGAGCTGCTGGAGCGCTGGATTGAGCGCGTATGA
- the dapF gene encoding diaminopimelate epimerase, translated as MQFSKMHGLGNDFMVVDAVTQNVFFSPELIRRLADRHLGVGFDQLLVVEPPYDPDLDFHYRIFNADGSEVNQCGNGARCFARFVRLKGLTNKRDIRVSTANGRMVLSVTDDELVRVNMGEPNFEPSVVPFRANKAEKTYIMRAAEQTVLCGVVSMGNPHCVIQVDDVETAAVETLGPVLESHERFPERANIGFMQVVKREHIRLRVYERGAGETQACGSGACAAVAVGISQGLLAEEVRVELPGGRLDIAWKGPGHPLYMTGPAAHVYDGFIHL; from the coding sequence ATGCAGTTCTCTAAAATGCATGGCCTTGGCAACGATTTTATGGTCGTCGACGCGGTAACGCAGAATGTGTTTTTCTCACCGGAACTGATCCGTCGTCTGGCGGATCGGCATCTGGGCGTGGGGTTCGATCAGCTGCTGGTGGTTGAGCCGCCGTACGATCCCGACCTCGATTTCCACTACCGTATTTTTAACGCGGACGGCAGCGAAGTGAACCAGTGCGGCAACGGCGCGCGCTGTTTCGCCCGCTTTGTCCGCCTGAAAGGGCTGACTAACAAGCGTGATATTCGCGTCAGTACAGCCAATGGTCGCATGGTGCTCAGCGTCACCGATGATGAGCTGGTGCGCGTGAACATGGGCGAGCCTAACTTCGAGCCCTCCGTCGTGCCGTTTCGCGCAAACAAAGCGGAAAAGACCTATATTATGCGGGCGGCCGAGCAGACAGTATTGTGCGGCGTCGTCTCTATGGGTAACCCACACTGCGTGATCCAGGTTGATGATGTGGAAACCGCGGCGGTCGAAACGCTCGGCCCGGTGCTGGAAAGCCACGAACGTTTCCCGGAGCGCGCGAACATCGGTTTTATGCAGGTGGTGAAGCGCGAGCACATTCGTCTGCGGGTTTACGAGCGCGGTGCGGGCGAGACGCAGGCCTGCGGAAGCGGAGCCTGTGCGGCAGTGGCCGTGGGCATCTCCCAGGGGTTACTGGCTGAAGAGGTTCGCGTGGAATTACCGGGCGGTCGGCTTGATATCGCCTGGAAAGGACCGGGTCATCCACTGTATATGACGGGCCCGGCGGCACATGTCTATGACGGGTTTATCCATCTATGA
- the lptM gene encoding LPS translocon maturation chaperone LptM: protein MKNAFRTLAVLITLFSLTGCGLKGPLYFPPADKTAPPPTKPVNSGIESSTPDTNDRGDNGGPTQVNL from the coding sequence ATGAAAAACGCTTTCCGAACGCTTGCCGTTCTCATCACGCTGTTTAGCCTGACTGGCTGCGGACTGAAGGGACCACTGTACTTTCCGCCTGCGGATAAAACCGCACCGCCGCCGACGAAACCGGTTAACAGCGGCATTGAGTCTTCCACGCCAGATACTAACGACCGTGGCGACAACGGCGGCCCGACTCAGGTTAATCTCTGA
- the cyaY gene encoding iron donor protein CyaY: MNDSEFHRLADNLWMTIEERLDDWDGDSDIDCEINGGILTLSFENGSKIIINRQEPLHQVWLAAKQGGYHFDLKGDEWVCDRSGVPFWDLLEQAATAQAGEAVRFR; this comes from the coding sequence ATGAACGACAGTGAATTCCATCGCCTTGCCGACAACCTGTGGATGACCATCGAAGAGCGTCTTGACGACTGGGACGGCGACAGCGATATCGATTGTGAAATCAACGGCGGTATTCTGACCCTGAGCTTCGAAAATGGCAGCAAAATTATTATTAACCGTCAGGAGCCGCTTCACCAGGTGTGGCTGGCGGCCAAACAGGGCGGCTATCACTTCGATCTGAAGGGTGATGAGTGGGTGTGCGACCGTAGCGGCGTACCATTCTGGGATCTGCTGGAACAGGCCGCGACCGCGCAGGCGGGTGAGGCGGTGCGTTTCAGGTAG
- the cyaA gene encoding class I adenylate cyclase codes for MYLYIETLKQRLDAINQLRVDRALAAMGPAFQQVYSLLPTLLHYHHPLMPGYLDGNVPQGICLFTPDETQQHYLNELELYRGMPPQESPKGELPITGVYSMGSTSSVGQSCSSDLDIWVCHQSWLDNEERQLLQRKCSLLESWAASLGVEVSFFLIDENRFRHNESGSLGGEDCGSTQHILLLDEFYRTAVRLAGKRILWNMVPCEEEEHYDDYVMSLYAQGVLTPNEWLDLGGLSSLSAEEYFGASLWQLYKSIDSPYKAVLKTLLLEAYSWEYPTPRLLAKDIKQRLHDGEIVSFGLDAYCMMLERVTEYLKAIDDTTRLDLVRRCFYLKVCEKLSRERACVGWRREVVSQLVKEWGWDDARLSMLDNRANWKIDQVREAHNELLDAMMQSYRNLIRFARRNNLSVSASPQDIGVLTRKLYAAFEALPGKVTLVNPQISPDLSEPNLTFIYVPPGRANRTGWYLYNRAPSMDSIISHQPLEYNRYLNKLVAWAWFNGLLTSRTRLFIKGNEVVDLAKLQEMVADVSHHFPLRLPAPTPKALYSPCEIRHLAIIVNLEYDPTAAFRNQVVHFDFRKLDVFSFGEQQNCLVGSVDLLYRNSWNEVRTLHFNGEQAMIEALKTILGKMHQDAAPPDSVEVFCYSQHLRGLIRTRVQQLVSECIELRLSSTRQETGRFKALRVSGQTWGLFFERLNVSVQKLENAIEFYGAISHNKLHGLSVQVETNHVKLPQVVDGFASEGIIQFFFEESGDDAGFNIYILDETNRAEVYHHCEGSKEELVRDVSRFYSSSHDRFTYGSSFINFNLPQFYQIVNVDGRAQVIPFRTQAVTPAAPANQDTAPLLQQYFS; via the coding sequence TTGTACCTCTATATTGAGACTCTGAAACAGAGACTGGATGCCATAAATCAACTGCGTGTGGATCGCGCGCTTGCTGCTATGGGCCCTGCTTTTCAGCAGGTATACAGTCTGCTGCCGACATTATTGCACTATCACCACCCGCTGATGCCTGGCTACCTTGATGGTAACGTTCCCCAGGGCATTTGCCTTTTCACGCCTGATGAAACCCAACAGCATTATTTGAACGAGCTGGAACTCTACCGGGGCATGCCGCCACAGGAGTCCCCGAAAGGTGAACTGCCGATTACCGGCGTTTACTCTATGGGGAGCACCTCATCGGTAGGGCAAAGCTGTTCTTCTGACCTGGACATCTGGGTCTGTCATCAGTCCTGGCTCGATAACGAAGAGCGTCAGCTGCTGCAGCGTAAATGCAGCCTGCTGGAGAGCTGGGCGGCCTCGCTCGGCGTGGAAGTGAGCTTCTTCCTGATTGATGAAAACCGTTTCCGCCATAACGAAAGCGGCAGTCTGGGTGGTGAGGACTGCGGCTCGACCCAGCACATCTTATTGCTGGATGAATTCTACCGTACTGCCGTTCGCCTGGCCGGGAAACGTATTCTGTGGAATATGGTCCCGTGCGAAGAAGAAGAGCATTACGACGATTACGTCATGTCGCTTTATGCGCAGGGCGTACTGACGCCAAACGAATGGCTGGACCTCGGCGGTCTCAGCTCACTGTCTGCGGAAGAGTATTTCGGCGCAAGCCTCTGGCAGCTCTATAAGAGTATCGACTCACCGTACAAAGCGGTGCTGAAAACGCTGCTGCTTGAAGCCTACTCCTGGGAATACCCGACGCCGCGCCTGCTGGCGAAAGACATCAAACAGCGCCTGCACGACGGGGAGATCGTCTCCTTCGGGCTCGACGCCTACTGCATGATGCTCGAGCGCGTAACCGAATACCTGAAAGCCATTGATGACACCACGCGTCTGGACCTGGTACGTCGATGTTTCTATCTCAAAGTCTGTGAGAAGTTGAGCCGCGAACGCGCCTGCGTGGGCTGGCGTCGTGAAGTGGTCAGCCAGTTAGTAAAAGAGTGGGGATGGGACGACGCGCGTCTGTCCATGCTCGACAACCGGGCCAACTGGAAAATCGATCAGGTGCGTGAAGCGCACAACGAACTGCTCGATGCGATGATGCAAAGCTACCGTAATCTGATTCGCTTTGCGCGCCGCAACAACCTCAGCGTTTCCGCCAGCCCGCAGGACATCGGGGTATTGACCCGTAAGCTGTACGCCGCGTTTGAAGCGCTGCCGGGTAAAGTCACGCTGGTTAACCCGCAGATTTCGCCTGACCTGTCAGAACCGAACCTGACGTTTATCTACGTGCCGCCGGGCCGCGCGAACCGCACCGGGTGGTATCTGTACAACCGTGCGCCAAGCATGGATTCCATCATCAGCCATCAGCCGCTGGAATATAACCGCTATCTGAACAAGCTGGTGGCCTGGGCCTGGTTTAACGGCCTGCTGACCTCGCGCACGCGCCTGTTTATCAAAGGCAACGAGGTGGTCGATCTCGCTAAGCTGCAGGAGATGGTCGCGGATGTGTCGCACCACTTCCCGCTGCGTCTGCCTGCGCCGACGCCAAAAGCGCTCTACAGCCCGTGCGAGATTCGCCATCTGGCGATCATCGTCAACCTGGAATACGACCCGACGGCGGCCTTCCGCAATCAGGTGGTCCATTTTGACTTCCGCAAGCTGGACGTCTTTAGCTTTGGCGAGCAGCAAAACTGCCTGGTGGGCAGCGTGGACCTGCTGTACCGCAACTCGTGGAACGAAGTGCGTACCCTGCACTTCAACGGCGAGCAGGCGATGATCGAAGCGCTGAAAACCATTCTTGGCAAGATGCACCAGGATGCCGCGCCGCCGGACAGCGTGGAAGTGTTCTGCTACAGCCAGCACCTGCGCGGGTTGATTCGTACCCGCGTGCAGCAGCTGGTCTCCGAGTGTATCGAGCTGCGTCTCTCCAGTACCCGTCAGGAAACCGGGCGCTTTAAAGCGCTGCGCGTCTCCGGCCAGACCTGGGGCCTGTTCTTTGAACGTCTCAACGTGTCGGTACAGAAGCTGGAAAACGCCATTGAATTCTACGGCGCGATTTCACATAACAAGCTGCATGGCCTGTCGGTGCAGGTGGAAACCAACCACGTTAAGCTCCCGCAGGTGGTGGACGGCTTTGCCAGTGAAGGGATTATTCAGTTCTTCTTTGAAGAGTCGGGCGACGATGCCGGGTTCAACATCTACATTCTGGATGAGACCAACCGCGCCGAGGTGTATCACCATTGTGAAGGCAGTAAAGAGGAGCTGGTGCGCGACGTCAGCCGCTTCTACTCCTCTTCGCATGACCGCTTTACCTACGGCTCAAGCTTTATCAACTTTAACCTGCCGCAGTTCTACCAGATTGTGAACGTCGATGGCCGGGCGCAGGTGATCCCGTTCCGCACTCAGGCCGTCACGCCTGCCGCGCCTGCCAATCAGGACACCGCGCCGCTGTTGCAGCAGTATTTCTCCTGA
- the hemC gene encoding hydroxymethylbilane synthase, with protein MLDNVLRIATRQSPLALWQAHYVKQRLEACHSGLRVELVPMVTRGDVILDTPLAKVGGKGLFVKELELALLENRADIAVHSMKDVPVEFPEGLGLVTICEREDPRDAFVSNRYDSLDALPAGSVVGTSSLRRQCQLAERRPDLIIRSLRGNVGTRLGKLDNGDYDAIILAVAGLKRLGLEERIRVALPPELSLPAVGQGAVGIECRLDDARTRELLAPLNHDETATRVKAERAMNTRLEGGCQVPIGSYAELTNGELWLRALVGAPDGSQMVRGERRGNAQDAEKLGVSLAEELLDNGAREILADVYNGEPPA; from the coding sequence ATGTTAGACAATGTTTTGAGAATTGCCACACGCCAAAGCCCTCTCGCGCTCTGGCAGGCACATTATGTGAAGCAGCGCCTGGAAGCCTGCCACAGTGGATTGCGCGTCGAGCTGGTGCCGATGGTCACGCGCGGTGACGTGATCCTCGATACGCCGCTGGCGAAAGTGGGCGGCAAGGGCCTGTTTGTCAAAGAACTGGAACTGGCATTGCTTGAGAACCGCGCTGATATCGCCGTACATTCGATGAAAGATGTGCCCGTCGAGTTCCCGGAAGGGCTGGGGCTAGTGACCATCTGCGAGCGCGAAGACCCGCGCGATGCGTTTGTCTCTAACCGCTATGACTCGCTCGACGCGCTGCCAGCGGGTAGCGTGGTTGGTACGTCGAGTTTACGCCGTCAGTGTCAGCTGGCGGAGCGTCGTCCTGACCTGATCATCCGCTCGCTGCGCGGTAACGTCGGCACGCGTCTGGGCAAGCTGGATAACGGCGATTACGATGCCATTATCCTCGCCGTTGCCGGCCTGAAGCGTCTGGGGCTGGAAGAACGTATTCGCGTAGCGCTGCCGCCAGAGCTCTCACTGCCCGCTGTTGGCCAGGGTGCCGTCGGCATCGAGTGCCGTCTGGACGATGCGCGTACCCGCGAGCTGCTTGCCCCACTGAATCATGACGAAACCGCTACGCGCGTAAAAGCGGAGCGGGCGATGAATACCCGCCTCGAAGGCGGGTGCCAGGTGCCAATTGGCAGCTATGCTGAATTGACGAATGGCGAACTGTGGCTGCGCGCGCTGGTAGGCGCCCCGGACGGTTCGCAGATGGTGCGCGGCGAACGTCGCGGTAACGCGCAAGATGCCGAAAAGCTTGGCGTGTCGCTGGCGGAAGAGTTACTGGATAACGGCGCCCGCGAGATCCTGGCTGACGTATATAATGGAGAGCCCCCTGCATGA
- the hemD gene encoding uroporphyrinogen-III synthase, with translation MSILVTRPSPAGEQLVSRLRTLGQVAWSFPLIEFSPGRELSALADQMNTLQDDDLLFALSQHAVEFAHAQLQQQDMAWPTAPGYFAIGRTTALALHTVSGADVRYPLDREITEVLLQLPELQTVAGKRALILRGNGGRELLGETLRERGANVTFVECYQRCAKHYDGAEEAMRWHARGINTLVVTSGEMLQQLWALIPRWYRENWLLRCRLLVVSERLANQARELGWQDIRIADNADNDALLRALQ, from the coding sequence ATGAGTATTCTCGTCACCCGCCCTTCTCCCGCAGGAGAGCAGTTAGTGAGCCGTCTGCGCACACTGGGGCAGGTGGCCTGGAGTTTTCCGCTCATTGAATTCTCCCCCGGTCGCGAGCTCTCTGCGCTCGCCGACCAGATGAATACCCTTCAGGACGATGACCTGCTGTTTGCGCTGTCGCAGCATGCCGTGGAATTTGCCCACGCACAGCTGCAGCAGCAGGACATGGCCTGGCCAACCGCCCCCGGCTATTTCGCGATTGGCCGCACAACGGCACTGGCGCTGCATACCGTAAGCGGCGCGGACGTTCGTTACCCGTTAGATCGGGAAATCACTGAAGTCTTGCTACAATTACCTGAATTACAAACTGTTGCCGGAAAGCGTGCGCTCATTTTGCGAGGCAATGGGGGGCGCGAGCTGCTGGGCGAAACGCTGCGTGAACGTGGTGCGAACGTGACGTTCGTTGAGTGCTATCAGCGCTGTGCAAAACACTACGATGGCGCGGAAGAGGCGATGCGCTGGCACGCGCGAGGCATCAATACGCTGGTGGTCACCAGCGGTGAAATGTTACAACAGCTTTGGGCGCTGATACCGCGTTGGTATCGCGAAAACTGGTTACTCCGCTGTCGGCTTCTGGTCGTCAGTGAGCGTCTGGCGAACCAGGCCCGGGAACTGGGCTGGCAGGATATTCGGATCGCTGATAACGCCGACAACGATGCGCTGCTGCGCGCATTACAATAA
- the hemX gene encoding uroporphyrinogen-III C-methyltransferase yields the protein MTEHDKSSAVVEETRETVETTPQPETTEKTAEKKNGSNKTSLTLSAIAIAIALAAGVGLYGLVKQQSANQTSTSDALVNQLTALQKEQETQKTELEAVIKQQAAALAEANSKQEELTKQLGEVQQKVATISGTDAKTWLLSQADFLVKLAGRKLWSDQDVTTAAALLKSADASLADMNDPSLITARRAITEDIASLSAVSQVDYDGIILKVNQLSNQIDNLQLADNNDDDSPMDSDGTELSSSLSEWRINLQKSWQNFMDSFITIRRRDETAVPLLAPNQDIYLRENIRSRLLVAAQAVPRHQEETYKQALDNVSTWVRAYYNTDDATTTAFLEDIDKLSQQNITMNVPDKLTSQPILEKLMQTRVRNLLAQPGVPAEQTGGAAPAPAPAPESAPQGE from the coding sequence ATGACGGAACACGACAAATCCTCCGCCGTGGTTGAAGAGACCAGGGAGACTGTGGAGACGACGCCACAGCCAGAGACGACTGAGAAAACCGCTGAGAAGAAAAACGGCAGCAACAAAACAAGCCTCACGCTGAGCGCGATTGCCATCGCCATTGCGCTGGCAGCGGGGGTTGGCCTGTACGGGCTGGTGAAGCAACAGAGCGCTAACCAGACGTCCACCAGCGATGCGCTGGTGAATCAGCTCACTGCCCTGCAAAAAGAGCAGGAGACGCAGAAAACCGAGCTGGAAGCCGTGATTAAGCAGCAGGCCGCCGCGCTTGCCGAAGCGAACAGCAAACAGGAAGAGCTGACCAAACAGCTGGGTGAAGTACAGCAGAAAGTCGCCACGATTTCCGGCACCGATGCCAAAACCTGGCTGCTCTCGCAGGCTGACTTCCTGGTGAAGCTCGCCGGACGTAAGCTCTGGAGCGATCAGGACGTCACCACTGCCGCCGCGCTGCTGAAAAGCGCCGATGCAAGCCTGGCAGACATGAACGACCCGAGCCTCATTACCGCCCGTCGCGCGATTACCGAAGACATCGCCAGCCTCTCCGCCGTTTCGCAGGTGGATTACGACGGCATTATCCTTAAAGTGAATCAGCTGTCGAATCAGATTGATAACCTGCAGCTGGCGGATAACAACGACGACGACTCCCCGATGGATTCCGACGGTACGGAGCTTTCCAGCTCGCTGAGCGAATGGCGCATAAACCTGCAGAAAAGCTGGCAGAACTTTATGGACAGCTTTATCACTATCCGCCGTCGCGACGAAACTGCCGTACCGCTGCTCGCGCCGAACCAGGACATCTATCTGCGCGAGAACATTCGTTCCCGCCTGCTGGTGGCGGCCCAGGCCGTGCCGCGTCATCAGGAAGAGACCTATAAACAGGCGCTGGATAACGTCTCAACGTGGGTACGCGCTTACTACAACACCGATGATGCGACGACCACCGCCTTCCTCGAAGACATTGATAAGCTGAGTCAGCAGAACATCACCATGAACGTGCCGGACAAGCTGACCAGCCAGCCGATTCTGGAGAAACTGATGCAGACGCGCGTGCGTAACCTGCTGGCGCAGCCGGGCGTGCCGGCTGAGCAAACGGGCGGAGCGGCACCTGCTCCGGCTCCTGCGCCTGAAAGCGCACCGCAGGGAGAGTAA
- the hemY gene encoding protoheme IX biogenesis protein HemY, translating to MLKVLLLFILLIAGIVLGPMLAGHQGYVLIQTDNYNIETSVTGLTIILILGVVVLFAIEWILRRIFRTGAHTRGWFVGRKRRRARKQTEQALLKLAEGDYQQVEKLMSKNADHAEQPVVNYLLAAEAAQQRGDEARANQHLERAAELAHGDPIPVEITRVRLQLARNENHAARHGIDRLLEVAPRHPEVLRLAEQAYIRTGAWGSLLDIIPSMAKAEVGDDEHRDELQRLAWIGLMDQARADLGSDGLKTWWKNQSRKTRQQVPLQVAMAEHLIECDDHDTAQAILLDGLKRQYDDRLVMVIPRLKTNNPEQIEKVLRQQIKTVGDRPLLWSTLGQSLMKHGEWQEASLAFRAALKQRPDAFDYAWLADTLDKQHKPEEAAAMRRDGLLLTLQNNGTQQ from the coding sequence ATGCTAAAAGTCCTCTTACTCTTTATCCTGCTGATTGCCGGGATCGTCCTGGGACCTATGCTTGCGGGTCATCAGGGTTATGTCCTGATCCAGACCGATAACTACAACATTGAAACCAGCGTAACGGGTCTGACGATCATTCTGATCCTCGGCGTGGTGGTGCTGTTTGCGATCGAGTGGATCCTGCGCCGTATTTTCCGTACCGGTGCCCATACCCGCGGCTGGTTCGTTGGCCGTAAGCGCCGTCGCGCCCGTAAACAGACCGAGCAGGCGCTACTTAAGCTCGCAGAGGGTGACTATCAGCAGGTTGAAAAGCTGATGTCGAAAAACGCCGACCATGCCGAACAGCCGGTGGTGAACTATCTGCTGGCGGCCGAAGCGGCGCAGCAGCGCGGTGATGAAGCCCGCGCTAATCAGCATCTGGAGCGAGCGGCTGAGCTGGCTCACGGCGACCCGATTCCGGTGGAAATCACGCGCGTTCGTCTGCAGCTGGCACGCAATGAGAATCACGCGGCTCGCCACGGCATCGACCGTCTGCTGGAAGTCGCGCCGCGTCATCCGGAAGTGCTGCGCCTTGCCGAGCAGGCCTATATTCGTACCGGCGCCTGGGGCTCACTGCTGGACATCATTCCGTCGATGGCGAAGGCCGAGGTGGGCGACGATGAACATCGTGATGAGCTTCAGCGTCTGGCGTGGATTGGCCTGATGGATCAGGCGCGCGCAGACCTGGGAAGCGACGGTCTGAAAACGTGGTGGAAGAATCAGAGCCGTAAAACGCGTCAGCAGGTTCCTCTGCAGGTGGCGATGGCGGAACACCTCATCGAATGTGACGATCACGACACGGCTCAGGCGATCCTCCTCGACGGTCTGAAGCGCCAGTACGACGATCGTCTGGTGATGGTGATCCCGCGCCTGAAAACCAACAATCCTGAGCAAATCGAAAAAGTGCTGCGTCAGCAGATTAAAACCGTCGGCGATCGACCGCTGCTGTGGAGCACGCTCGGCCAGTCGTTGATGAAGCACGGCGAATGGCAGGAGGCGAGCCTCGCCTTCCGTGCAGCGCTGAAGCAGCGTCCGGACGCCTTCGACTACGCCTGGCTTGCCGATACGCTGGACAAGCAGCATAAGCCGGAAGAGGCCGCCGCCATGCGCCGTGACGGGCTGTTGCTGACCCTGCAAAACAACGGTACCCAGCAATAA